Proteins encoded together in one Polaribacter reichenbachii window:
- a CDS encoding riboflavin synthase produces MFTGIIETLGTVTNVVKEQENVHLTIQSTITNELKIDQSVAHNGVCLTVVNVKGNEYTVTAIKETLDKTNIGKLKIADIVNLERAMKLGDRLDGHIVQGHVDETGICTNIKDENGSTVYTFEYNSDKNNITIEKGSITVNGVSLTVVNSTKNGFSVAIIPYTKENTTFKTLKVGDTVNLEFDVIGKYVARLTNL; encoded by the coding sequence ATGTTTACAGGAATCATAGAAACACTTGGCACAGTTACAAACGTAGTAAAAGAACAAGAAAATGTTCATTTAACTATTCAAAGTACAATTACTAATGAATTAAAAATAGACCAAAGTGTAGCTCATAATGGTGTTTGCTTAACTGTGGTTAATGTTAAAGGTAATGAATATACTGTAACTGCCATTAAAGAAACTTTAGACAAAACCAATATTGGTAAATTAAAAATTGCTGATATTGTAAATCTAGAACGTGCTATGAAATTAGGCGATAGACTTGATGGCCATATTGTACAAGGCCATGTAGATGAAACAGGAATTTGTACAAATATTAAAGACGAGAATGGAAGCACTGTTTATACTTTTGAATACAATTCTGATAAAAATAACATCACCATAGAAAAAGGTTCTATAACTGTAAATGGTGTGAGTTTAACTGTGGTTAATTCTACCAAAAACGGATTTTCAGTTGCTATAATTCCTTATACAAAAGAAAATACCACTTTTAAAACACTTAAAGTTGGTGATACTGTTAATTTAGAATTTGATGTGATTGGGAAGTATGTTGCTCGATTGACGAATTTGTAA
- a CDS encoding bifunctional 4-hydroxy-2-oxoglutarate aldolase/2-dehydro-3-deoxy-phosphogluconate aldolase produces the protein MAQFTRIEVAQVMKDTGMVPLFFHKDIEVSKKVLKACYDGGARLLEFTARGDFAHEVFGELTKYAIAELPGMVMGVGSVTDAGQASLYMALGANFIVTPVLREDIAIVCNRRKVLWSPGCGTLTEITRAEELGCEIVKLFPGDIYGPQFVKGIKGPQQWTSIMPTGGVAPTKENLSAWFAAGVTCVGMGSKLMAKDADGNFDLVKIEEKTREALNIIKDLKS, from the coding sequence ATGGCACAATTTACAAGAATAGAAGTAGCACAAGTTATGAAAGACACAGGGATGGTTCCTTTGTTTTTTCATAAAGATATAGAAGTAAGTAAAAAAGTTTTAAAAGCTTGTTACGATGGTGGAGCAAGACTTTTAGAATTTACAGCACGTGGCGATTTCGCTCACGAGGTTTTTGGAGAATTAACCAAATATGCAATTGCAGAATTACCAGGAATGGTAATGGGTGTTGGTTCTGTAACAGACGCAGGTCAAGCATCATTATATATGGCTTTAGGCGCAAACTTTATTGTAACTCCAGTTTTAAGAGAAGATATTGCAATTGTTTGTAACAGAAGAAAAGTACTTTGGTCTCCTGGTTGTGGAACTTTAACAGAAATTACAAGAGCAGAAGAATTAGGATGCGAAATCGTAAAACTTTTCCCTGGTGATATTTATGGTCCTCAATTTGTAAAAGGTATTAAAGGCCCACAACAATGGACCTCTATTATGCCAACAGGTGGTGTTGCACCAACAAAAGAAAACTTATCAGCTTGGTTTGCTGCAGGAGTTACTTGTGTAGGTATGGGATCTAAATTAATGGCAAAAGATGCTGATGGTAATTTTGATTTAGTAAAGATTGAAGAAAAAACTAGAGAAGCTTTAAATATTATTAAAGACTTAAAGAGCTAG
- the accC gene encoding acetyl-CoA carboxylase biotin carboxylase subunit produces MFKKILIANRGEIALRVIRTCKEMGIKTVAVYSKADEESLHVRFADEAVCIGPAPSSESYLKMPNIIAAAEITNADAIHPGYGFLSENAKFSNLCEEHNIKFIGATGKMIDQMGDKANAKSTMIAAGVPCVPGSEGVIQDFEECEKLAVETGYPVMLKASAGGGGKGMRAVWKSEDLKEAWDSARQESKAAFGNDDMYMEKLIEEPRHIEIQIVGDSYGKACHLSERDCSVQRRHQKLTEETPSPFMTDELRENMGNAAVKAAEFIGYEGAGTVEFLVDKHRNFYFMEMNTRIQVEHPITEEVVNYDLIREQILVAAGVPISGKNYYPQLHSIECRINAEDPYNNFRPAPGKITTLHTPGGHGVRMDTHVYAGYMIPPNYDSMIAKLIVTAQTREEAINKMKRALDEFVIEGVKTTIPFHRQLMEHPDYVAGNYTTKFMEDFEMKV; encoded by the coding sequence ATGTTTAAAAAAATATTGATAGCCAATAGAGGCGAAATTGCTTTACGTGTTATTAGAACATGTAAAGAAATGGGTATAAAAACTGTTGCAGTATACTCTAAAGCAGATGAAGAAAGTTTACACGTTCGTTTTGCAGATGAAGCAGTTTGTATTGGCCCAGCTCCAAGTAGCGAGTCTTATTTAAAAATGCCAAATATTATAGCTGCTGCAGAAATTACTAATGCAGATGCTATTCATCCTGGTTATGGTTTTTTATCAGAAAATGCCAAGTTTTCTAATTTATGCGAAGAGCATAATATTAAATTTATTGGTGCTACTGGTAAAATGATAGATCAAATGGGAGACAAAGCTAATGCTAAATCTACAATGATTGCAGCAGGTGTGCCTTGTGTTCCTGGTTCAGAAGGTGTAATTCAAGATTTTGAAGAATGCGAAAAACTAGCAGTTGAAACAGGTTACCCAGTAATGCTAAAAGCTTCTGCAGGTGGTGGTGGTAAAGGAATGCGTGCAGTTTGGAAATCAGAAGATTTAAAAGAAGCTTGGGATTCTGCAAGACAAGAATCTAAAGCTGCCTTTGGTAATGACGATATGTATATGGAAAAGCTTATTGAAGAGCCAAGACATATCGAAATTCAAATTGTTGGAGATTCTTATGGTAAAGCATGTCATTTATCAGAAAGAGATTGTTCTGTACAAAGACGTCATCAAAAGTTAACAGAAGAAACTCCTTCTCCTTTTATGACAGATGAATTAAGAGAAAATATGGGTAATGCTGCTGTTAAAGCTGCAGAGTTTATTGGATATGAAGGTGCAGGAACTGTAGAATTTTTGGTAGATAAACATAGAAATTTCTATTTTATGGAAATGAATACCAGAATTCAAGTAGAACATCCAATTACAGAAGAGGTTGTAAACTACGATTTAATTCGCGAGCAGATTTTAGTAGCTGCAGGAGTGCCAATTTCTGGTAAAAACTATTATCCGCAGTTACATTCTATCGAGTGTAGAATTAATGCAGAAGATCCTTATAATAATTTTAGACCAGCACCTGGTAAAATAACAACTTTACATACACCTGGTGGCCATGGAGTTAGAATGGATACACACGTATATGCAGGTTATATGATACCGCCAAATTACGATTCTATGATTGCTAAATTAATTGTAACTGCTCAAACTAGAGAAGAAGCAATTAATAAAATGAAAAGAGCATTAGATGAATTTGTAATAGAAGGTGTAAAAACAACAATACCTTTTCATAGACAGTTAATGGAGCACCCAGATTATGTTGCTGGTAACTATACTACTAAGTTTATGGAAGATTTTGAAATGAAAGTCTAA
- a CDS encoding LacI family DNA-binding transcriptional regulator — MVKKNKTTIKDIANVLNISAAAVSKALHNDSRISEKTKKAVRQVAKNLNYQPNHLASALRSGKSNLVGVIVPKTNSNFFSATIHNIEEVLNEKGYNIIITQSNESFEKECKNIDTLLYTQVDGIIASMANETVNLEYYEKIKAAGIPLITFDRGENDLNVDYIGIDDYESSHTIVNHLVAQGCKRIAHIGGYKRTRIFNNRIRGYVDALKKHNLPLDEELLLESSLTIEDGREKMKQLLALENKPDAVYVAGDYAALGALQILKENDVKIPEEIALVGFGDEPFSAMVTPSITSINQHSYKIGRIAAETFLEYIKKPKIEQSLNKIILESDLIIRASSLKKK, encoded by the coding sequence TTGGTAAAAAAAAACAAAACTACAATAAAAGATATTGCAAACGTGTTAAATATCTCTGCTGCTGCTGTTTCTAAAGCCCTACATAATGACTCCAGAATTAGCGAAAAAACTAAAAAAGCAGTAAGACAAGTTGCCAAAAACTTAAATTATCAGCCTAATCATTTGGCTAGTGCTTTAAGAAGTGGAAAAAGTAATTTAGTTGGTGTTATTGTACCAAAAACAAATAGTAATTTCTTTTCTGCTACCATACATAATATAGAAGAAGTATTAAATGAAAAAGGTTATAATATTATTATAACTCAATCTAACGAATCTTTTGAGAAAGAATGTAAAAATATAGACACTTTGCTATACACACAAGTTGATGGTATTATTGCTTCGATGGCTAACGAAACTGTTAATTTAGAATATTACGAAAAAATTAAAGCTGCTGGCATACCATTAATTACTTTTGATAGAGGTGAAAATGATTTAAATGTAGATTATATAGGTATTGATGATTACGAAAGTAGCCATACAATCGTTAATCATTTAGTTGCACAAGGTTGTAAAAGAATTGCGCATATTGGTGGTTATAAAAGAACCCGAATATTTAACAACAGAATTAGAGGTTATGTTGATGCTTTAAAAAAACACAACCTACCTTTAGATGAAGAGCTTTTATTAGAAAGTAGTTTAACTATAGAAGATGGTAGGGAAAAAATGAAGCAATTGTTAGCCTTAGAAAATAAACCTGACGCTGTTTATGTTGCAGGAGATTATGCCGCTTTAGGAGCTTTACAAATTTTAAAAGAAAACGACGTTAAAATACCTGAAGAAATTGCACTTGTTGGTTTTGGTGATGAGCCTTTTTCTGCAATGGTTACGCCATCAATAACGAGTATAAATCAGCATAGTTATAAAATTGGTAGAATTGCTGCTGAAACTTTTTTAGAATACATTAAAAAACCTAAAATAGAGCAATCATTAAATAAGATTATTCTTGAATCTGATTTAATAATTAGAGCATCTTCTTTAAAGAAGAAATAG
- a CDS encoding Lrp/AsnC ligand binding domain-containing protein: MKIDGIDKIIIKRLVKDARTPVLSIAREVGISGAAIHQRLRKLEKSKLIDGYRMIINPKSLGYTTTAFVGIFLDSASLYSSAVKRLKEIPEVVESHYTTGNYAIFIKILCKNNEDLMILLNKTIQNIKGVSRTETFISLDQQIERQISI; the protein is encoded by the coding sequence ATGAAAATTGACGGAATTGATAAAATCATCATTAAAAGATTGGTAAAAGATGCAAGAACTCCTGTTTTAAGCATTGCAAGAGAAGTTGGTATTTCTGGGGCAGCAATTCATCAACGTTTAAGAAAGTTAGAAAAATCTAAATTGATTGATGGTTATAGAATGATCATAAATCCGAAATCTTTAGGATACACTACAACAGCTTTTGTAGGTATTTTTTTAGATTCTGCTAGTTTATATTCATCTGCTGTTAAAAGATTAAAAGAAATACCAGAAGTAGTAGAAAGCCATTACACAACAGGTAATTATGCTATTTTTATTAAAATATTATGTAAAAATAATGAGGATTTAATGATTCTTTTAAATAAAACCATTCAGAATATTAAAGGTGTTTCTAGAACCGAAACTTTTATTTCTTTAGATCAACAGATTGAAAGACAGATAAGTATTTAA
- a CDS encoding YceD family protein: MKDLKQFNIQFVGLKEGKHQFNYSIDNKFFEAFNYDDFVSSSIKVSLNFVKKSTLFELNFITEGTVEVPCDVTNELYDQEIDSELPLVVKFGPEYYDDNEEILILPHEAYEFNVAQFIYEMIVLAVPNKRVHPKVIDGTMESEALNKLKELEIKEEKTVETTDPRWDKLKNLITEKKT, from the coding sequence ATGAAAGACTTAAAGCAATTCAACATACAGTTTGTAGGATTAAAAGAAGGAAAACACCAGTTTAATTATTCAATTGATAACAAGTTCTTTGAAGCTTTTAATTATGATGATTTTGTAAGTTCATCGATTAAAGTTTCTTTAAATTTTGTAAAAAAAAGCACATTATTTGAGCTTAATTTTATAACAGAAGGTACTGTAGAAGTTCCTTGTGATGTAACAAATGAGTTATATGACCAAGAAATAGATTCAGAATTACCTTTAGTAGTAAAATTTGGTCCAGAATATTATGATGATAATGAGGAAATTTTAATTTTACCTCATGAAGCATACGAGTTTAATGTAGCTCAATTTATTTATGAAATGATTGTTTTGGCGGTTCCTAACAAAAGAGTGCATCCGAAGGTTATAGATGGTACAATGGAGTCTGAAGCTTTAAACAAGTTAAAAGAATTAGAAATTAAAGAAGAAAAAACTGTGGAAACCACAGACCCAAGGTGGGATAAATTAAAGAATTTAATAACAGAAAAAAAGACATAA
- a CDS encoding response regulator, whose amino-acid sequence MKSLTILLVDDDKIERLKFKKVCQKVNSNCAVLEAFNGEEAFTLLSDKNNSFDLIITDINMPKMDGFEFLKALKSDSRLKPIPVVIMSTSESKIDLEKGYGMGISGYFSKPLKYADYINKVTSLLQYWNRASLSNS is encoded by the coding sequence ATGAAATCCCTCACAATACTTTTAGTAGATGATGATAAAATAGAAAGATTAAAGTTTAAAAAAGTGTGTCAAAAAGTAAATTCTAATTGTGCTGTTTTAGAGGCATTTAATGGTGAAGAAGCTTTTACTTTATTAAGTGATAAGAATAATTCTTTCGATTTAATTATAACTGATATTAATATGCCAAAAATGGATGGATTTGAGTTTTTAAAAGCTTTAAAAAGCGATTCTAGACTTAAACCAATACCGGTTGTAATAATGTCTACCTCAGAAAGTAAAATAGATTTAGAAAAAGGCTATGGAATGGGCATATCTGGTTATTTTTCTAAACCCTTAAAATATGCAGATTACATAAACAAAGTAACCTCATTGTTGCAATATTGGAATAGAGCAAGCTTATCTAATTCATAA
- a CDS encoding YiiX/YebB-like N1pC/P60 family cysteine hydrolase: MIKNLIQICVILLFAFILFSCNSNSKNDTFKLKEGDLLFQNTGTDEIDNAIKNVTATAIAKNYSHVGMAMKEDEKWFVVEAYPKIGISKTPLKEFLNRNKNKQNKSQTTVARLDSVYQPYISKAIAYGLERINTPYDDIFLWDNSSYYCSELVYKMFSTQDLSKNAIPFLTHPMTFNDSSGKPMASWVKYYKTRNHSIPEGIEGTNPNLMASSPHITFIHDYEKE, encoded by the coding sequence ATGATTAAAAATCTAATTCAAATATGTGTAATTCTATTATTCGCTTTTATTTTATTTAGTTGTAATAGCAACTCCAAAAATGATACTTTCAAACTAAAAGAAGGAGACTTACTATTTCAAAATACAGGAACAGACGAAATAGATAATGCAATTAAAAATGTAACTGCCACTGCAATTGCTAAAAACTATTCGCATGTTGGTATGGCAATGAAAGAAGACGAAAAATGGTTTGTGGTAGAAGCCTATCCAAAAATAGGAATTAGTAAAACTCCTTTAAAAGAATTTTTGAATAGAAACAAGAATAAACAAAACAAATCGCAAACTACAGTTGCAAGATTAGATAGCGTTTATCAACCTTATATTTCTAAAGCAATTGCATACGGACTTGAAAGAATAAACACACCTTATGATGATATTTTTTTATGGGATAACAGTTCTTATTATTGTTCAGAATTGGTTTATAAAATGTTTTCAACTCAAGATTTGTCTAAAAATGCTATTCCATTTCTTACACATCCAATGACGTTTAATGACAGTTCAGGAAAACCAATGGCTAGTTGGGTAAAGTATTATAAAACACGTAATCATTCAATTCCTGAAGGCATAGAAGGCACAAACCCAAACTTAATGGCCAGTAGTCCACACATCACTTTTATACACGATTACGAGAAAGAATAA
- the accB gene encoding acetyl-CoA carboxylase biotin carboxyl carrier protein, with translation MDIKEIQNLIKFVAKSGASEVKLEMEDIKITIRTGSEKTETTIVQAAPIAQPAAPAPITTQIIDPVTPAPAAANDDSKFITVKSPIIGTFYRKPAPDKPNFVEVGTTINSGDTVCVIEAMKLFNEIESEVSGKIVKVLVDDSSPVEFDQPLFLVDPS, from the coding sequence ATGGATATTAAAGAAATTCAAAATCTTATAAAATTTGTAGCAAAATCTGGCGCTAGCGAGGTAAAGTTAGAAATGGAAGATATAAAAATTACAATTAGAACTGGTTCAGAAAAAACAGAAACTACAATTGTACAAGCTGCTCCAATAGCGCAACCAGCTGCTCCAGCTCCTATAACAACTCAAATAATAGATCCAGTTACACCTGCACCAGCAGCTGCTAATGACGATTCTAAATTTATTACTGTAAAATCGCCAATAATTGGTACTTTTTACAGAAAGCCTGCTCCAGACAAACCAAATTTTGTAGAGGTTGGTACAACTATTAATTCAGGTGATACAGTTTGTGTAATTGAAGCAATGAAATTATTCAACGAAATTGAATCTGAAGTATCAGGTAAAATTGTTAAAGTTTTAGTAGATGATTCTTCTCCAGTAGAATTTGATCAACCTTTATTTTTAGTAGATCCATCATAA
- a CDS encoding beta-ketoacyl-ACP synthase III, protein MTKISAAITAVGKYVPDYILTNKELETYVDTNDEWITTRTGIKERRILKGEGLGTSYLAIKSAEDLIAKGNINPAEIDMVIVGTATPDLPVASTAAYVASEIGAVNAFAYDLQAACSSFLYGMSTAASYIESGRYKKVLLIGADKMSSIIDYKDRATCIIFGDGAGAALFEPNEEGLGLQDEYLRSDGVGRDFLRIEAGGSLMPTTIDTVKANKHFVYQEGKTVFKYAVSNMAEVSEKMLTRNNLSEKDIQWLVPHQANKRIIEATANRVGVGPEKVMMNIQKYGNTTSGTLPLLLADYESQLKKGDNLIFAAFGGGFTWGAIYLKWAYNS, encoded by the coding sequence ATGACAAAAATCTCTGCAGCAATTACAGCAGTAGGAAAATATGTTCCAGATTACATTCTAACAAATAAAGAGTTAGAAACTTATGTAGATACCAATGATGAGTGGATAACTACAAGAACAGGAATAAAAGAAAGAAGGATTCTTAAAGGCGAAGGTTTAGGTACTTCTTATTTAGCAATAAAATCTGCAGAAGATTTAATTGCAAAAGGAAACATAAACCCAGCAGAAATAGACATGGTAATTGTGGGTACAGCAACTCCAGATTTACCAGTAGCATCTACAGCAGCTTATGTAGCTTCAGAAATTGGAGCTGTAAATGCTTTTGCATACGATTTGCAGGCAGCTTGTTCTAGTTTTTTATACGGTATGTCTACAGCTGCTAGTTATATAGAATCTGGTAGATACAAAAAAGTACTTTTAATTGGTGCAGATAAAATGTCATCAATTATCGATTATAAAGACCGAGCAACTTGTATTATCTTTGGTGATGGTGCAGGTGCAGCTTTATTTGAGCCTAATGAAGAAGGTTTAGGATTACAAGATGAGTACTTAAGAAGTGATGGTGTAGGAAGAGATTTCTTAAGAATAGAAGCAGGAGGTTCTTTAATGCCAACAACTATAGATACAGTTAAGGCAAACAAACATTTTGTTTATCAAGAAGGTAAAACTGTATTTAAGTATGCAGTTTCTAATATGGCAGAAGTTTCAGAAAAAATGCTAACTAGAAACAATCTTTCAGAAAAAGATATTCAGTGGTTAGTACCACATCAAGCAAATAAAAGAATTATTGAGGCAACAGCCAATAGGGTTGGTGTTGGTCCAGAAAAAGTAATGATGAACATACAAAAGTATGGTAATACAACATCAGGTACTTTACCTCTTTTATTAGCAGATTACGAAAGTCAATTAAAAAAAGGCGATAATTTAATTTTTGCAGCATTTGGAGGTGGTTTCACTTGGGGAGCTATTTATCTAAAATGGGCGTATAATTCTTAA
- a CDS encoding LytR/AlgR family response regulator transcription factor, producing MNCIIIDDDATARLITKQLCLKTEKINVVDEFSSAIDAIKYLNTASVDLVYLDIHMPTFSGFDFIQTLKNPPKIILTTSDKNLALEAFEYKSVVDYLVKPITKERFEKSLEKLESFTIVGEPKTKEKAKSDFIYVNVDRRLVKVSIPSIYLIEAKGDYINIKTEQKNYIVHSTLKKIEDKLPTDSFFKVHRSFIINISEIIDIEDNTVLIKKDVIPVSRSNKSELMKKLNLL from the coding sequence ATGAATTGTATAATAATAGATGATGATGCTACTGCAAGGTTAATAACAAAACAACTTTGCTTAAAAACAGAAAAAATTAATGTTGTTGATGAGTTTTCATCTGCAATAGATGCTATAAAATATTTAAATACTGCAAGTGTAGATTTAGTATATTTAGATATTCATATGCCAACTTTTTCGGGTTTCGATTTTATACAAACACTTAAAAACCCTCCAAAAATAATTCTAACTACTAGCGATAAAAATTTAGCGCTAGAAGCTTTTGAGTATAAAAGTGTTGTAGATTATTTGGTAAAACCAATTACAAAAGAGCGTTTTGAAAAATCTTTAGAAAAGCTAGAATCTTTTACCATTGTAGGAGAACCAAAGACAAAAGAGAAAGCAAAATCAGATTTTATTTATGTAAATGTAGATAGAAGATTGGTTAAAGTTAGTATACCAAGTATTTATTTAATTGAGGCAAAGGGAGATTACATCAATATAAAAACGGAACAAAAAAACTATATAGTACATTCTACTTTAAAGAAAATTGAAGATAAATTACCTACAGATTCTTTTTTTAAAGTACATAGATCATTTATAATAAACATTTCTGAAATTATAGATATAGAGGATAATACGGTTTTAATAAAGAAAGATGTTATTCCTGTAAGTAGATCTAACAAAAGTGAGCTAATGAAAAAGTTAAATTTATTATAA
- the rpmF gene encoding 50S ribosomal protein L32 has product MAHPKRKISKTRRDKRRTHYKASAQQIATDPTTGEAHLYHRAHWHEGKLYYRGQVVLESAAAEA; this is encoded by the coding sequence ATGGCACATCCTAAAAGAAAAATATCTAAAACTAGAAGAGATAAAAGGAGAACACATTATAAAGCATCTGCTCAGCAAATTGCTACAGACCCAACAACTGGTGAAGCACACTTATATCACAGAGCTCACTGGCATGAAGGTAAATTATATTATAGAGGTCAAGTTGTTTTAGAATCTGCAGCAGCAGAAGCTTAG
- the pdxA gene encoding 4-hydroxythreonine-4-phosphate dehydrogenase PdxA produces MDKTDKIIVGISIGDLNGIGIEVILKTFQDKRMLDFCTPVLFGATKAISSHKKVLGIDVPVQGINSLNQVNHSKINVLNIWKEDVKIELGTATKVSGEYAARSLASATKHLKEGKVDVLLTAPINKENIQSEEFNFPGHTEYLEANLEGKSLMILMTDELRIGLITGHIPISKVAESITPELIKSKVETMHTSLKQDFGISKPKIAVLGLNPHCGDHGVIGKEDDEVIKPTVDKIAATGKLVFGPYAADGFFGSETYKQFDGVLATYHDQGLAPFKALSFGKGVNFTAGLSKIRTSPDHGTGYDIAGKNVANSSSFKEALFTAIQVFKSRKEYNELTEKPLVVR; encoded by the coding sequence ATGGATAAAACTGATAAAATAATCGTAGGAATTTCAATTGGAGATTTAAACGGAATTGGTATTGAGGTAATTTTAAAGACGTTTCAAGACAAGAGAATGTTAGATTTTTGTACACCTGTTTTATTCGGAGCTACAAAAGCCATTTCTAGTCATAAAAAGGTTTTAGGTATTGACGTGCCTGTTCAAGGAATCAATTCTTTAAACCAAGTAAATCATTCTAAAATAAATGTTTTAAATATTTGGAAAGAAGATGTAAAAATTGAATTGGGTACAGCAACTAAGGTTTCTGGAGAATATGCAGCAAGATCTTTAGCATCTGCAACCAAACATTTAAAAGAAGGTAAAGTTGATGTTTTATTAACTGCACCCATCAACAAAGAAAATATACAATCAGAAGAATTTAATTTTCCTGGGCATACAGAATATTTAGAAGCCAATTTAGAGGGTAAAAGTTTAATGATTTTAATGACGGATGAATTACGAATTGGTTTAATTACAGGTCATATTCCAATATCTAAAGTAGCTGAATCTATTACACCAGAATTGATAAAAAGTAAAGTAGAAACTATGCACACTTCTTTAAAGCAAGATTTTGGCATTAGTAAACCAAAAATTGCTGTTTTAGGATTAAATCCGCATTGTGGAGACCATGGAGTAATTGGTAAAGAAGATGATGAGGTTATAAAACCTACTGTAGATAAAATTGCAGCAACAGGTAAGTTAGTTTTTGGACCTTATGCAGCAGATGGTTTTTTTGGTTCAGAAACTTATAAGCAGTTCGATGGTGTTTTGGCAACCTATCATGATCAAGGTTTAGCGCCTTTTAAAGCGCTGTCTTTTGGTAAAGGAGTTAATTTTACAGCAGGGTTAAGTAAAATAAGAACCTCACCAGATCATGGAACAGGTTATGATATTGCTGGTAAAAACGTAGCAAATTCATCATCATTTAAAGAGGCTTTGTTTACTGCTATTCAGGTTTTTAAAAGTAGAAAAGAATATAATGAATTAACTGAAAAACCTTTGGTAGTAAGGTAA
- a CDS encoding sugar kinase, which yields MGKVVTFGEIMLRLAPQGFLRFSQANNFDAVYGGGESNVAVSLANYGVDVDFVTRLPKNDIGACAMMEMRKRGVGVDKIVYGGDRLGIYFLETGAVSRGSKVVYDRAHSAIAEIESGMIDWDAVFEGCEWFHWTGIIPAISQGAADVTLEALKAASAKGITISTDLNYRAKLWKFCDDAHREKIMTELTSYCDIVLGNEEDAEMHFGIKPEGISVQTEGHNVKAEAFLSVCEQMMKKFPRAKKVITTLRGSISASHNTWAGVLYDGSTLYQTRQYQITDIVDRVGGGDSFMGGLIYGLLKYPEDDQNALDFAVAASCLKHTIKGDANLATVAEVEKLMGGDASGRVAR from the coding sequence ATGGGTAAAGTAGTAACATTCGGAGAGATCATGTTAAGATTAGCTCCTCAAGGATTTTTAAGATTTTCACAAGCAAATAATTTTGATGCAGTTTATGGTGGAGGAGAATCTAACGTAGCAGTTTCATTAGCAAATTATGGAGTAGATGTAGATTTTGTAACACGTTTACCAAAGAATGATATTGGTGCTTGTGCAATGATGGAAATGAGAAAACGTGGAGTTGGAGTTGATAAAATTGTTTATGGTGGAGACAGATTAGGAATTTATTTCTTAGAAACTGGTGCTGTATCTCGTGGTTCTAAAGTAGTTTACGATAGAGCACATTCTGCAATTGCTGAAATTGAATCTGGTATGATTGATTGGGATGCTGTTTTTGAAGGATGTGAATGGTTTCATTGGACAGGTATTATCCCTGCAATTTCTCAAGGAGCTGCAGATGTAACTTTAGAAGCTTTAAAAGCGGCAAGTGCTAAAGGAATTACTATTTCTACAGATTTAAACTACAGAGCTAAACTTTGGAAATTCTGTGACGATGCTCATAGAGAAAAAATAATGACAGAATTAACTTCTTACTGTGATATCGTTTTAGGAAACGAAGAAGATGCAGAAATGCACTTTGGTATTAAACCAGAAGGAATCTCTGTACAAACAGAAGGTCATAACGTAAAAGCAGAAGCATTTTTATCAGTTTGTGAGCAAATGATGAAAAAATTTCCAAGAGCTAAAAAAGTAATTACAACTTTAAGAGGTTCAATTTCTGCATCTCATAATACTTGGGCTGGTGTTTTATATGATGGTTCTACATTATACCAAACTCGTCAATATCAAATTACAGATATCGTAGATAGAGTTGGTGGTGGAGATTCATTTATGGGAGGTTTAATCTACGGATTATTAAAATACCCAGAAGATGACCAAAATGCATTAGACTTTGCAGTTGCTGCATCTTGTTTAAAACACACTATTAAAGGTGATGCTAACTTAGCAACAGTTGCAGAAGTAGAAAAATTAATGGGAGGTGATGCTTCTGGTAGAGTAGCAAGATAA